CCAATGACTCCTTGATCCGGGTCTGAATGTAAACGAGGGATTCCACTTGCTCCAGCGACATCAGGCCATCCTCTGGTGGCGTAAACCGGGTTTGATTCACGACTTCGTTCTCGATGAGTGCGATATCGGCAAATTTTTTGATTCCATCATAGGAACCCTTCACCAATTTATAGCCGAAAAATCCGGCAACCCCCAGAAACAGGATGGCCACTAAAAGGGTAATACCACAACCTGCACCCAGAAGAGCGCAGCCGGAACCATTTTTTTTGGATTGGGTCATATCAGAGTACAGAGTTAACAGCGTTTCTGAGAACGATCTTAGCGCAAAGCGTATTTTCCACAACCCCTTCTTTCATTTTGGTTCCAGAATCACCCGGGAACAACGGGCTTCCCAGTTTAGGCTTGTTTTGTTCCACACCACGGCTTTTCATTCAGCTTTTTCCATCTGACTCAACCGCTATGTCAACCGCGACCCAACGCACCCATCACTGCTCAGAGCTTACCCGGGATCACAATGGACAGGAAGTCTGCCTTGTGGGCTGGATCGATTCCATCCGGGACCACGGAGGTGTTCTCTTCATTGATCTTCGAGATCGGAACGGACTTACCCAGGTCTTGATGCACCCCTCCAAGCAGTACTCCGTGGAATTGAGCGCATTGAAACCGGAATCCGTCATCGGAATACGGGGCATTGTCGAACCGAGAAGTGCCGAAACCGTCAATCCGAACATGGTGACGGGTGAGGTCGAAGTCCTGTGCGAAACCCTTCACGTCTTCAATATCTCACAAACTCCTCCCTTTCCGCTCGACGACGAAAAGGCGAAAAAGGTCGGGGAAGACCTGCGACTGCGCTACCGCTATCTTGATCTGCGGCGCCCGTCCATGCAGCACGCACTCAAAGTTCGGCACCGGGCTTCCAAAATCGTGCACAACTATCTGGACCGACAGGGTTATCTTGAAGTCGAAACGCCCTATCTGTTCAAGAGTTCCCCTGAAGGGGCACGCGAGTTTCTGGTGCCCAGTCGCCTGAATGTCGGAGAATTCTATGCGCTTTCACAGTCACCGCAGCAGATGAAACAGATGCTCATGGTGGCGGGACTTGAAAAATACTACCAGATCGCACGCTGCTTTCGCGATGAAGACCTGCGCGCTGACCGGCAGCCGGAATTCACCCAGATCGATATCGAGGCCTCATTCGTTCAGCGCGAGGATATCTATACCCTGATCGAGGGCATGCTCAAGGAACTCTGGAAGGAGATCCTCGGCATTGAAATCCAAACACCCTTTCTCCGGTTGACCTATCAGGAAGCGATGAATCGTTTTGGGTCTGACAAACCGGATCTGCGCTACCCCTTTGAGCTGGAGGATTTTTCAGAGGCATTCCGAAACTCGGCCTTCAAGGTATTCCAATCCGTGATTGCATCAGGCGGAGTCGTCAAAGCCATCAACATCAAGGGGCTTGCCGACATTACCCAAGGCGAACTCAAGGCGCTTGAGGATACTGCCAAATCCCTTGGGGCAAAGGGTCTGGCCTTTATCAAGGTCGAAAACGGGGAATGGAAATCCCCGATCCTCAAGTTCTTCTCCGATGCGGAAAAGCAGCAGTTGCAGGAAACCCTGCACATGGAAGACGGTGACATCGTGTTTTTTGCCGCAAGTGACTGGCAGACCGCCTGCACCATCCTGGGACGCATCCGTCTCGACTCCGTTGCGCTGCTGAAAAAACGAAGCATACTCACGGTTTCTCCTGACGACTACCAATTCCTGTGGGTGGTGGATTTCCCCCTCATGCTGCGAGACGAAGAAACAGGTAAGTATGCCGCTGCGCACCATCCGTTCACGGCTCCGTTGGACGAAGACATCCCCTTGCTCGACAGCGACCCCAAATCCGCTCGAAGCAAGGCATACGACTGCGTGCTCAATGGAAACGAAATCGGAGGGGGAAGCATCCGTATCCATGAAATGAGCACTCAGAAGAAAATTTTCGAAAACGTGCTCGCCATTCCCGAAGATATTGTGGAAAGCCGATTCGGCTACATGCTTGAGGCCTTCAAATACGGTGCTCCACCACACGGAGGGATCGCTCTCGGATTTGACCGATTGATCACGATCTTGACGGGTAAGGATGTGATCCGCGACGTCATCGCCTTTCCAAAGACACAAAAAGGCCAGGATCTCATGGCAAAATGCCCGGGGCCGGTGGAACCCAAACAACTTCGGGATCTGCGGATTCAGACAAGCAAATAAAGCGAGCTGGAACTAAAATTCGATGATCAAAATCGATCATCGGCGTGGATGAAGGGTGTTTTTCTCAGGAAAAACGCCCTTTTTGTTGATTGGCATGCCATGTGCATAAGGGGTCGTCGCTTGACGACAAGTACCCCACGACGGGGTCTCTGAACCATACTACTAGATTGATTCCTTATGATAGCACTACTGAAAAAGAAGCGACTCATCCATGTCTTCTCAGGGATACTTCTGGCGAGTTTTCTCTTTTGCATGAACCTGCAAGCTGAGGACATTGTCGCCGAAGCCGCAGAAGCCGTCGAAGCGGCAGCAGCGGCTGCCCCCGATGAAGATTACCTCGCCCTCGTTGCTAAATATGGAGAAACCTTTGATTTCTTCACCATCAGCAACCTCTGGACTCTGATAGCTGCCGCACTGGTATTCATCATGCACCTCGGCTTTGCCACGCTCGAATCCGGTCTCACCCAGTCCAAAAATACTGTCAACATTCTCTTCAAGAACGTTTTCATCATCTGCATGGGTCTGCTGGCCTATGCCGCCTGGGGCTTTAACGCGATGTATCCCGGAGATTTCAACGGCTTTTTTGCAATGGGAAGTCCATTGCTGGCTGCCGACTATGGCGGAACAGATTTTTCCTACGGCGGAACAGGACTGTGCATGACCGGATGGTCTGACTTCATCTTCCAGGCCATGTTTGCTGCAACCGCAGCCACCATTGTATCCGGTGCTGTTGCCGAACGCATCAAGCTGCCAAGCTTCATGGTCATCGCAACCATTCTGGTGGCCGTCGTTTACCCGATCTCTGGCTCCTGGAAGTGGGGCGGAGGCTGGCTCGATGCCAACGGTTTCTACGACTTCGCCGGCTCCTCGCTCGTGCATGGTTTTGGTGGATTTGCAGCACTGGCAGCTGTTTTGGTGCTCGGACCCCGCAAAGGGAAATACCTTCCGGGAGGCGGCATCAAACCCATCCTGGGTCACAGCATGCCACTGGCAACCATCGGCGTCTTCCTGCTGTTCCTGGGCTGGTTCGGATTCAATGGTGGATCGGTGCTTTCAGCTGACCCTGAACTCGTATCCCTGGTCTTTGTCACCACAGCACTCGCAGCAGCAGCAGGTGGACTGGCGACCATGTTCACCGCCTGGATCGTAGGAAAGCGTCCGGATCTCTCCATGTCGCTCAACGGCATTCTTGCAGGTCTTGTCGGTATCACCGCAGGTGCGGACTCCATGGGTCCCTGGTCGGCAGTTTTTGTCGGCGCAATTGCAGGTGTAATCGTGGTCTTTGCAGTTCTGTTCTTTGACCGCATCAAAATTGATGATCCAGTGGGTGCGATTTCAGTACACGGAATCTGCGGAATCTGGGGAACCGTCGCCGTCGGTATTTTTGGCGGAGGCAGTCTGCTGTGGCAGATTATTGGCGCACTTTCAGTTGCCGTTTTTGCCTTCACGGTCACACTGGTGATCACACTCGTGGTGAAAGCTGCGATGGGACTGCGCGTGTCTGAAGAAGAAGAGTTTGAAGGACTTGACATCGGCGAACACGGACAGGAAGCCTATCCCGATTTCGGACCCAGCTCGCACTGATCCAGAATCGGCATTTATCTTGAACTAACCAAAGAGTTAAAATAACATTGATTCATATGAAACTCATCGTAGCCATCATCAAACCCTTCAAACTTGAAGAAGTGAAGGAAGCCCTTTCCGAAATCGGCATCGAAGGAATGACTGTCACTGAAGTCAAGGGTTTCGGGCGCCAAAAAGGACATACCGAAATCTATCGTGGCAGCGAATACTCCGTTGATTTCCTCCCGAAAGTCAAAGTTGAGATCGCTGTCCCAGACGACATCGCAAAAAAGACAGTCGAAACCATCGTCACCTCGGCAAAAACCGGAAAAATCGGAGACGGCAAGGTCTTTGTGATTCCCATCGAAGAAAGCATCCGCATCCGCACTGGGGAAGAAGGCGAAGAAGCCCTTTGACGATTACGCGCGGATCCCAGATCCAACTGAAACAATCTACAAACACACAAAGAGCTGGTTCGGAAATCTCCGGACCAGCTTTTTTTTGCAACGACTCAACTCAGGCTGGAAAGTGTCAGTGTCCCTTACGACAAGCGCTCCGCGTTCGAATCAGAGTGAAAGTCCACTGGCCGCAGGCTCATCCACCAGCCAGACCACTTTCCCGGGGAAGCGGTTCATCAATCGAATGGGAATCTCAGAATAGGAGGCTGGCTGAGTATCAAACACCCGTTTCAACGCATCTGCCTTGCCTTCACCCATGACCAGGATCACGATCCGGGCACAGGCTTCCAGGCCTCGTGGCGTGATCGTCAGGCGTCCTCCTTTTCCCGGAACCTCCAGTGCTGCAAACAGTCGGTGATCGGAATCCATGGAAGCTAGATCGAGCAACGGGGAACCCGGAAAGAGGGAAGCTGTGTGGCAATCGTCCCCCATGCCGAGCATACAAAGGTCGTAAGCCTTGCCTTCTCCGAAACTGAGCGACCAGAGTTTTTCATACCAGAGTGCCGCTTCATTCAGGGTGCGTCCGGTATCCCAGGGAAAGCGGTGGTCTGGAGTGACCCCAAGCGGATCGAGCAGCAAGCGCTCTGCATTTCCATAATTGCTCTCGTCTGAAGCAATGGGCACATGTCGTTCATCACTGACCGAAAAAATGATGTCGCGTTTTGCTTCTGGTAGCCTTGAGTCATGGGCCGCCAGCCAACGAAACAATGCCTTCGGGCTCGATCCGCCGGTCAGCGCAACGCCAGGGGGATACGGCGTTTGCTCTACCACCTCCCTGAGCAAGGCTGCAAAGGTTGTGAAAAGTTCCTCTTGTGAACCCACCCGAACTTCGCCGAGGGGAGTGTTGCAAATTTTCATAATGGCAAGGGGATCAACGAGATTTTAACGGAGAATAGGCGGTTTTCCCGGTTGTTCAACCCAGAGATGCTAGCCCACGTCGAATTCGCTCGATTCCCTCACGCAACTGGCTTCGCGGACAACCAAAATTCAAGCGCACAAAACCTTCACCCTGAAACCCGCTGCCTTCGGAAAGACCGACACCAAAACGTTCAAAGTAGGCAGCTGGCTGAGCCAGATTCAACTCACGCGCATCCAGCCAGGCCAGGTAGGTGGCATCCATCGGGTAGAGCTTCAGTCCCGGAAGTGAGGCATGCACGGTTTCGTAAAGATACTCCCGGTTTGCATCGAGATAGGACAGCAGCTCCCTGCGCCACGGTTCTCCATAGCGGTAGGCCGCTTCACATGCCGCATATCCCATACAGTTCACCTCCGTAAGGATCCCGCGGATGGATCCCTGAAACGTTGCGCGCAATGACGCGTCAGGGATAACGAGATAGGCGCAGGCCAATCCGGCAAGATTGTAGGTCTTGCTAGGGGCAAACATCACGATCAGGCGTCGGGCGAGTTCAGAACCCAGCGAACCTGCACACACGTGGGCTTTGTCGTTCAGAATCAGATCACAGTGGATCTCATCGGACAACAACACCAGATCGTGTCGCACCATCACTTCGGCAAGCCGCTCCATTTCCGTGCGGCTGAACACCTTGCCAACCGGATTGTGTGGATTCGAAAGAATGAGAATGCGGCTTCTGGAATGCACCGTCGCTTCCAATCGGTCAAAATCGATTTCCCATTCCTCCGTAGCCTCGTTCAAAACCAGCGGAATGGGCTGCAGTTCCTGATCCGCATACTGGGGAGCAGTCAGAAAGGGATAATAGACCGGAGTGAAGGTGAGAATACCATCACCGGGTTTTGCAAAAGCGCGGCACGCCAGATTGATCGCAGGCACCAGTCCCGGCGTCCAGACCAGCCATTCCGCCTGCACCTTCCACTGATGACAGCTTTCCAAATAATCCAGAACCGCATCGGTGCAGTGCTTCTCCGCCAGGGTATATCCGAAGACGCCATGGTCCACGCGTTCCCGCATTGCCTCAATCACAGGTTCAGGAGAACGAAAATCCATGTCGGCAACCCAAAACGGCAAAATGTTCGTTCCCGCGTATTTGTTCCATTTGAGACTGCCGGTATTCCGGCGGTCGATATTCACATCAAAATCTATCATATCCTCAAAGGTTCCATCAGATCGAGCACCCAACTTCACACCCTGTCGTCTCGACGGGCTTCGCTGCCATCCCAACAATTATCCATCCAGTCTGCAACCTCGGGAAACCCCATGGCTTTGATTTTTTCCCAGAACTGCACGGCAGTCCAGCCCCGCTCCCGATAGGACCGAATGCTCTCGGAATCAAACGATTTTGCGAGTCTCACTCCTTTGGCATCCTTTACCAACGGTCCATGATACCAGGACGGAGGAGGGCAACCCAGTTTCTCATACACAAGCAATTGTCGCGCTGTCGATACCAGGAGATCTTCGCCACGAACCACTTCATTGATGCCACCCTGGATGTCATCCAGAACCACTGCCATTTCATAGGCTGGCATCCCGTCCTTCGACCAAACCAGAAAATCTCCAAAATCCCGACCCGCTACATAAGATTTCGAGCCTGAGCGCAAATCGTGAAACCGCACCGCTTCCCCGAACGGAACCTTCCAGCGCCAGTTCATGCGAAAACAGTTTCCATCCGAATCGGGCGTCCAATCCTGCAGGCATTCCGCTTCCCGAAGTTCGGGCGGAAATACAATCTCCCCATCTGGAGAAAGCTGCGCCGAAGGATGTTCGCGTAACTCGCGGCGACTCACCTGACTCGGATAAATCCAGCCCGCACGCGCCCATCGTACCAGTTCCTGCTGATAGCGATCAAGCTGCTCGCTTTGCTGCACAAAGCCCCGGGCATATCCGGGTTGGGGATCCCACCCAATGCCAAGCCATTCCAGATCATCCAGAATCCCATCCACGTATTCGCGCTTGCAGCGATTCAGATCCAGGTCTTCGATACGCAGGCGAAGCAATCCCCCGGCCTGGCGGGCACGAAGACTGGCAAGGGCAAAGGTGCAGGCATGGCCACTGTGCAACCATCCACTGGGTGTTGGTGCGAGCCGCCCTACATATCCGGGTTGCGATACACGCTGGTTCCTCATAAGATGCAAACGATTCGCGAGTTGCCCGAAAGTTTGGGCT
This Puniceicoccaceae bacterium DNA region includes the following protein-coding sequences:
- a CDS encoding PatB family C-S lyase — translated: MIDFDVNIDRRNTGSLKWNKYAGTNILPFWVADMDFRSPEPVIEAMRERVDHGVFGYTLAEKHCTDAVLDYLESCHQWKVQAEWLVWTPGLVPAINLACRAFAKPGDGILTFTPVYYPFLTAPQYADQELQPIPLVLNEATEEWEIDFDRLEATVHSRSRILILSNPHNPVGKVFSRTEMERLAEVMVRHDLVLLSDEIHCDLILNDKAHVCAGSLGSELARRLIVMFAPSKTYNLAGLACAYLVIPDASLRATFQGSIRGILTEVNCMGYAACEAAYRYGEPWRRELLSYLDANREYLYETVHASLPGLKLYPMDATYLAWLDARELNLAQPAAYFERFGVGLSEGSGFQGEGFVRLNFGCPRSQLREGIERIRRGLASLG
- the pgl gene encoding 6-phosphogluconolactonase; its protein translation is MKICNTPLGEVRVGSQEELFTTFAALLREVVEQTPYPPGVALTGGSSPKALFRWLAAHDSRLPEAKRDIIFSVSDERHVPIASDESNYGNAERLLLDPLGVTPDHRFPWDTGRTLNEAALWYEKLWSLSFGEGKAYDLCMLGMGDDCHTASLFPGSPLLDLASMDSDHRLFAALEVPGKGGRLTITPRGLEACARIVILVMGEGKADALKRVFDTQPASYSEIPIRLMNRFPGKVVWLVDEPAASGLSL
- a CDS encoding glutamate--tRNA ligase family protein, whose amino-acid sequence is MRNQRVSQPGYVGRLAPTPSGWLHSGHACTFALASLRARQAGGLLRLRIEDLDLNRCKREYVDGILDDLEWLGIGWDPQPGYARGFVQQSEQLDRYQQELVRWARAGWIYPSQVSRRELREHPSAQLSPDGEIVFPPELREAECLQDWTPDSDGNCFRMNWRWKVPFGEAVRFHDLRSGSKSYVAGRDFGDFLVWSKDGMPAYEMAVVLDDIQGGINEVVRGEDLLVSTARQLLVYEKLGCPPPSWYHGPLVKDAKGVRLAKSFDSESIRSYRERGWTAVQFWEKIKAMGFPEVADWMDNCWDGSEARRDDRV
- the aspS gene encoding aspartate--tRNA ligase, translating into MSTATQRTHHCSELTRDHNGQEVCLVGWIDSIRDHGGVLFIDLRDRNGLTQVLMHPSKQYSVELSALKPESVIGIRGIVEPRSAETVNPNMVTGEVEVLCETLHVFNISQTPPFPLDDEKAKKVGEDLRLRYRYLDLRRPSMQHALKVRHRASKIVHNYLDRQGYLEVETPYLFKSSPEGAREFLVPSRLNVGEFYALSQSPQQMKQMLMVAGLEKYYQIARCFRDEDLRADRQPEFTQIDIEASFVQREDIYTLIEGMLKELWKEILGIEIQTPFLRLTYQEAMNRFGSDKPDLRYPFELEDFSEAFRNSAFKVFQSVIASGGVVKAINIKGLADITQGELKALEDTAKSLGAKGLAFIKVENGEWKSPILKFFSDAEKQQLQETLHMEDGDIVFFAASDWQTACTILGRIRLDSVALLKKRSILTVSPDDYQFLWVVDFPLMLRDEETGKYAAAHHPFTAPLDEDIPLLDSDPKSARSKAYDCVLNGNEIGGGSIRIHEMSTQKKIFENVLAIPEDIVESRFGYMLEAFKYGAPPHGGIALGFDRLITILTGKDVIRDVIAFPKTQKGQDLMAKCPGPVEPKQLRDLRIQTSK
- a CDS encoding P-II family nitrogen regulator, which encodes MKLIVAIIKPFKLEEVKEALSEIGIEGMTVTEVKGFGRQKGHTEIYRGSEYSVDFLPKVKVEIAVPDDIAKKTVETIVTSAKTGKIGDGKVFVIPIEESIRIRTGEEGEEAL
- a CDS encoding ammonium transporter, which translates into the protein MIALLKKKRLIHVFSGILLASFLFCMNLQAEDIVAEAAEAVEAAAAAAPDEDYLALVAKYGETFDFFTISNLWTLIAAALVFIMHLGFATLESGLTQSKNTVNILFKNVFIICMGLLAYAAWGFNAMYPGDFNGFFAMGSPLLAADYGGTDFSYGGTGLCMTGWSDFIFQAMFAATAATIVSGAVAERIKLPSFMVIATILVAVVYPISGSWKWGGGWLDANGFYDFAGSSLVHGFGGFAALAAVLVLGPRKGKYLPGGGIKPILGHSMPLATIGVFLLFLGWFGFNGGSVLSADPELVSLVFVTTALAAAAGGLATMFTAWIVGKRPDLSMSLNGILAGLVGITAGADSMGPWSAVFVGAIAGVIVVFAVLFFDRIKIDDPVGAISVHGICGIWGTVAVGIFGGGSLLWQIIGALSVAVFAFTVTLVITLVVKAAMGLRVSEEEEFEGLDIGEHGQEAYPDFGPSSH